From Lewinellaceae bacterium:
CTATAGCGGTTGGACTTCAGTTTATGGGCCGTGCCTCGGTCATCTTCCACCACCGAAACCAGCAGTTCCTGCATTTTGCTGATTGTCTTGCGGGTGGCGATGCGCCGGTCGATAACCGTCGGGCGGTAACGTTCGGCCGTTTCACCGAAGCGCTGGACTTCGGAAACCAGATAGGGTTTCATCATTTCCCCGCCGTTGGCAATGGCGTTGTAGAACGTCAGCAGTTGCAGCGGAGTGGCTCTTATTTCATAACCGATTGACATCCAGGGCAGCGTGGTTCCGCTCCAGTAGTCCTTATCGCTGTAAGCTTCCTTGATGTAAGGATTGGCTTCGCCATCGATCTCAATTCCGGTAGGCAGGTGCAGGTTGAACTGCTTGAGCCGCTTGATGAAGCGCGCCGCTCCTTCATTGCCGTTGGCACTCGTCTTTTCTCCGTAGTGGTCCTGCACCATGGTAGCGATCCCCACGTTGGAGGAGATGATAAACGCTTCTCTCATCCGGATGGTATCCAGCTTCGGGCTGTAAGGAGAGGCGTCTTCCATCACATCCTCGTAGAACTGCGCCCGGCCTTTATAGATGCGGATGGAATCGTCGAGGTCGACGAAGCCGTCTTCCAGCAGGGCCATTACCGAGGCGGATTTGAAGGTAGAACCGGGTTCTATTGCCGTGCCTACTGCATAGTTGTAGGTTTCCCACCAACCTTCGTCGGTGCGCCCCAGGTTGGCCATGGCGCGTATGGCGCCGGTTTTCACTTCCATCACAACGGCGGTGCCCCATTCAGCATCATGTGCATTCATAGCGCGCAGCAGAGCATGCTGGGTGATGTCCTGAATGTCGATATCCAGGTTGGTGATGATATCGCTTCCGGTTTCCGGCTCGATCAGGGTCAGGTCGTCCACCGGCATCCAGAGGTCTTCCCGGGGGTCTACCCGAATCATCAACTGTTGGCCGGGCATGCCGCCAAGCAGGGTATCGAACTGCCCTTCCAGGCCCACCGGTTTGGCATTGTCTCTGACGTAACCGACTGTCCGCTGGGCCATCATGCCAAAGGGGCGCTTGCGCTCGCTGCGTTTCTCGGCGATGAACCCGCCTTTGAACTGCCCAAGGCGGAACAACGGAAATTCTTCAATGAACTTTTTCTCCGCGTAGGAGGCCTTGCGCTTCAGCATGACGTGCCGGTCGGCTGCTTTGCGCAGGCTTTGCAAAAACTCTCTGGCCCCGCCCACCGTGTAATCTTCCAGCACATAAGTGGCCAGGCATTGCGCCAGGGTGTCTATATTTTCCTCGAAATCCTTATCGGAAGGCGCATGAGGGTCGAAGTAAATATCGAAATACGGGATGGAAGTAGCCAGCAGGCTCCCGTCCGCCGCAACGATATTGCCCCGGTCGGCTTCCACCTTCCGGTACTCGAGGTAATTGTCTTCTCCCTGCGCCCGCCAGCGAGGGCCTTCCACAACCGAAATCTGAACGGTCCGGTATATCAACGCAATGGACACCGGCACGACGATACCGAAGAGCAGGATGTAAACCCGGTATAATACCTCGTTTTTAATGTCCATTGGTTCGTTACTTGTTGTTTGTTGCCTGTTGTTTGTTGCCTGTTGTTTGTTGTTTGTTGTTTGCTGTTTGCTGTTTGTTGTTTGTTGTTGTTGCCTCCTGCTATAGGATTTACCGGGGCACTACTCTTTTGGGCGCTTCCGC
This genomic window contains:
- a CDS encoding transpeptidase family protein, producing the protein MDIKNEVLYRVYILLFGIVVPVSIALIYRTVQISVVEGPRWRAQGEDNYLEYRKVEADRGNIVAADGSLLATSIPYFDIYFDPHAPSDKDFEENIDTLAQCLATYVLEDYTVGGAREFLQSLRKAADRHVMLKRKASYAEKKFIEEFPLFRLGQFKGGFIAEKRSERKRPFGMMAQRTVGYVRDNAKPVGLEGQFDTLLGGMPGQQLMIRVDPREDLWMPVDDLTLIEPETGSDIITNLDIDIQDITQHALLRAMNAHDAEWGTAVVMEVKTGAIRAMANLGRTDEGWWETYNYAVGTAIEPGSTFKSASVMALLEDGFVDLDDSIRIYKGRAQFYEDVMEDASPYSPKLDTIRMREAFIISSNVGIATMVQDHYGEKTSANGNEGAARFIKRLKQFNLHLPTGIEIDGEANPYIKEAYSDKDYWSGTTLPWMSIGYEIRATPLQLLTFYNAIANGGEMMKPYLVSEVQRFGETAERYRPTVIDRRIATRKTISKMQELLVSVVEDDRGTAHKLKSNRYSFAGKTGTAQVNYTRGSRGTRIGGYQASFVGYFPVENPKYSCIVVINRPRRGGFYGGDVAGPVFREIADNIFTAKTELHAPINLSPKPVLAGNSLPGYSIGDKEDMKTVLRYLDIPFYGDPETPMAITRAQSDSLILERRTLPDDRVPNVVGFGLRDALYTLENRGLAVEVEGFGKVSRQSLLPGSRIRRGQPIRLFLR